In Arsenicicoccus sp. oral taxon 190, the following are encoded in one genomic region:
- a CDS encoding DEAD/DEAH box helicase, with the protein MTELLPSLQSDQVRRGLVDYLTTTFALADAEPRRALAEFLEDATDGIFKGPYVRLRLPFAEAAPTWGQCLDWKPPFPPYRHQAEAYRRLTSKDLGAEKPRPLPTIVTTGTGSGKTEAFLHPILDHVRRARERGEAGMKALILYPMNALADDQAGRLTQLLTNDPALSRVTAGLYTGDAREGQAGEGRTRVTPEGLITNRSILRDDPPDILLTNYKMLDQLLLRPSDQPLWAKSALSLTYLVLDEFHTYDGAQGTDVAMLLRRLGLALRDQVPADHPERASFDARPLGRLTPVATSATLGDRGDPERMLSFAQQVFGEAFPDDSVITETRVDVDALTEATREALGDKAIRRLSGLVTGAVRDLAETGLQHRDDGDSLVATVIDALYDRAALPRDLADAQLLAAHPDVRAMVEAAGDAIPLDDLRDELLPRTAVADDPSAARGAIEAILAALSHVRLGHRDSVSVEVTMWVREVTRVDRLVSSQPSFRWGDDGQLDPAAELAGRALPAIYCRACGRSGWGATLASTGRDLADRDESVRRDHLLHRGRFRALLHAPGEASLHLTSNGGGAVASDRRTPNLRWLHMGQRTVLARRPADDDPDLLEGHVLPVLMLDGETEDVEKRAQNDECPSCGKSDSIRFLGSAIATLLSVSLSTLFGDRHLDPREKRALVFTDSVQDAAHRAGFVDHRSHAMSLRAALREALTEPTALDVWVDEVLRRAEGDAFARYRLVPAAVSEHERFAPYWRADTWSRVPTRSRTAVRRRLLFDAALEVGLQSTYGRTLEATGSVGVHVSAGPTSALVAVARRALAADDIDVLPGELSDITEQQLARWVRGSVEHLRRDGAIDHEWLKKYVSDDGNRVWIWGKRRRDEGAPSFPRGRSAPAYAVTGGPANDRSAFVRVTSPLSWYARWAQKCLGINAAHGAAVAARLLAALAQRDVLTQTTTDKGGKAYGIPPANVVITPLSDSTIATQTTLLVCDTCRSPLPVSPAIAEELLDGPCPSVECVGALRAGHREADSFYRRLFETTDMRRVDAREHTSLLLPAERREIEAGFKRSDQRPGDPNVLVATPTLEMGIDIGGLTTVMLSSLPDSVAKYLQRVGRAGRLTGSSLALAYVTGRGEQLPRLGDPTSMINGEVRPPATYLDAEEILRRQFLASVIDGMVRDGYERVPRRSGDVLASADPGTLLGDVIERVRVRGEHLLDRFVGTFDDPKTAGLLALRRWALPDQGDDMPAVDPAVEQQLPQKVRGVDTLEATIYRAVQEHTREVEEIRRQRREIEDALPELREAAERTAATEDDRAALRSAKGAIHLLRRVLRELTEEPWITGLEIRGLLPNYSLLDDSVELDAQVSWMNPETQQYDTDPLVIDRGSARALTELAPGAYFYARGLEMRVDGVEIGRDDAEVRLHAACDSCGYVCDLGPGGAKEAPRACPRCGSTGIADMGQRFEAVRLKRVFSDIRRDDARIGDDSDERRRTPFEIVTAVDFDPALSEGRWSVERVGLGVAHYRRLPVRWWNLGRVTGAPTINRLAGRDVTAQRFRICEACGKLDKDAGSSSPSEHRAWCRHRNDPKEHTRLLALGRELVTQGVAISLPLVVTDGLYSLPGLSAALLLGLHKTMGGAPNHLRVEIVPHPVGDGGQVLESLFLHDTVPGGTGYLTDLASPDRLWGILVRSAQVLEKCPCQDEARASCYRCLLPFVRHADQAHRVEALRALKYLLQVDQDESVAELDPDQPRWSITHGTAGWVSPESPLEQKLRLALKDRLGGVAAVRERPGSRGTELIVTGANNRTWTLAPQVDVAGTRPDFVLSTPGVAPIAIYADGRAFHATQAHNAIADDARKREALRASGYQVIAVTAADLDQASPPGWLNEVLIGQMMALPAGVLGAGVSRAAAAEHKGGPLALLAGVIQSPEDSARLRLANAAPLLLGLYTGRGGRSSIAPDESLVGVALGMIAAAHVESGAGDDLLTYRIPHLAFAARLRGNQPVEMALVVDDTDEAVGNADHEEAWREWLRLSNLLGQSDVPCTITSRSDLESRVDVRDRAERSRGVWEGTDLEGLDDDIVQLARELSAADAPPASVGEELDGGVAAELSWPAPKVAVVYAEMPDDDVAVLRAAGWVVHRAQDDVKALADEVRESLSSRDKE; encoded by the coding sequence ATGACCGAGCTGTTGCCCAGCCTGCAGTCCGATCAGGTCCGTCGTGGCCTGGTGGACTACCTCACGACGACCTTCGCCTTGGCCGATGCCGAGCCGAGGAGGGCGCTCGCGGAGTTCCTGGAGGACGCGACGGACGGGATCTTCAAGGGACCCTACGTACGGCTGCGGCTGCCCTTCGCGGAGGCGGCGCCCACCTGGGGCCAGTGCCTCGATTGGAAGCCCCCGTTCCCGCCGTACCGGCACCAGGCTGAAGCCTATCGACGACTGACGAGCAAAGACCTCGGTGCCGAGAAGCCACGTCCGCTCCCGACGATCGTCACAACCGGCACGGGGTCCGGCAAGACGGAGGCCTTCCTGCATCCGATCCTCGACCACGTGCGCAGAGCCCGTGAACGGGGCGAGGCCGGCATGAAGGCCCTGATCCTGTATCCGATGAACGCCCTCGCTGACGACCAGGCGGGGCGCCTCACTCAACTGTTGACCAACGATCCTGCGCTGTCGAGGGTCACCGCCGGTCTGTACACCGGTGATGCGCGTGAGGGGCAGGCCGGCGAGGGCCGCACGCGGGTCACGCCAGAGGGGCTGATCACCAATCGCTCGATTCTGCGAGACGATCCGCCGGACATTCTGCTGACCAACTACAAGATGCTCGACCAGCTGCTGCTGCGTCCCTCGGACCAACCGCTCTGGGCCAAGAGTGCCCTGTCCCTCACCTATCTGGTCCTGGACGAGTTCCACACGTATGACGGTGCTCAGGGCACGGACGTGGCGATGCTGTTGCGCCGGTTGGGGCTCGCGCTCAGGGACCAGGTGCCGGCGGATCACCCCGAGCGGGCGTCGTTCGACGCCCGTCCCCTAGGCCGACTCACTCCCGTGGCGACGTCGGCCACCTTGGGGGACCGTGGTGATCCTGAGCGAATGCTGTCGTTCGCCCAGCAGGTGTTTGGCGAGGCATTTCCGGACGACTCGGTGATCACCGAGACGCGCGTCGACGTGGACGCACTAACCGAGGCAACGCGCGAGGCGCTGGGTGACAAGGCGATCCGACGGCTCTCCGGCCTCGTGACTGGCGCAGTCCGCGACCTAGCGGAGACCGGTCTCCAGCACCGCGACGACGGGGACTCTTTGGTCGCCACCGTCATCGACGCGCTGTATGACCGTGCGGCCCTCCCCAGGGATCTCGCTGATGCCCAGCTCCTTGCCGCCCACCCCGACGTGCGAGCGATGGTCGAGGCGGCGGGGGATGCCATCCCGCTGGATGACCTCCGCGACGAGCTGCTGCCGCGAACCGCTGTGGCAGACGATCCATCAGCCGCTCGGGGCGCGATCGAGGCCATCCTCGCGGCCCTCAGCCACGTGCGGCTCGGCCATCGCGACTCCGTGTCGGTGGAGGTGACGATGTGGGTGCGAGAGGTGACGCGCGTGGACCGGCTGGTGTCGTCGCAGCCGAGCTTTCGGTGGGGTGACGACGGGCAGCTCGATCCAGCTGCGGAGCTGGCGGGACGTGCGCTGCCGGCCATCTATTGCCGGGCCTGTGGTCGCTCGGGCTGGGGCGCGACACTTGCATCTACCGGCCGTGACCTCGCGGATCGCGACGAGAGCGTCCGCCGCGACCACCTGCTGCATCGGGGTCGCTTCCGGGCCCTGCTGCACGCGCCCGGTGAAGCCTCCTTGCACCTGACCTCCAACGGGGGCGGGGCCGTTGCCTCAGATCGCCGTACGCCCAACCTGCGTTGGCTGCACATGGGTCAGCGGACCGTCCTGGCGCGACGCCCAGCAGATGACGATCCCGACCTCCTTGAGGGTCATGTCCTGCCCGTCCTCATGCTCGATGGTGAGACAGAAGACGTCGAGAAGCGTGCTCAGAACGACGAGTGCCCATCGTGCGGCAAGAGCGACTCGATCCGCTTCCTGGGCAGCGCGATCGCCACGCTCTTGTCCGTGAGCCTGTCGACGCTCTTTGGCGATCGCCACCTCGACCCGCGGGAGAAGCGCGCCCTCGTCTTCACTGACTCCGTGCAGGACGCCGCCCACCGAGCCGGATTCGTGGACCACCGCTCGCACGCCATGTCGCTCCGTGCGGCCCTACGCGAAGCGTTGACGGAGCCGACCGCGCTAGACGTGTGGGTGGACGAGGTGCTGAGACGAGCCGAGGGTGACGCCTTTGCCCGCTATCGGCTGGTGCCAGCCGCCGTCAGCGAGCACGAGCGCTTCGCGCCGTACTGGCGAGCCGACACGTGGAGTCGCGTGCCGACGCGATCCCGCACGGCCGTGCGTCGCCGACTTCTCTTCGACGCGGCGCTGGAGGTGGGCCTGCAGTCCACCTACGGCCGCACCCTGGAGGCGACGGGCTCGGTCGGAGTCCATGTGTCTGCAGGGCCCACCTCTGCTTTGGTCGCGGTGGCTCGAAGGGCGTTGGCTGCCGACGACATCGACGTCCTGCCCGGCGAACTTTCCGACATCACAGAGCAGCAGCTAGCGAGATGGGTCCGAGGCAGCGTCGAGCACCTGCGTCGTGACGGCGCCATTGACCACGAATGGCTCAAGAAGTACGTCAGCGATGACGGAAACCGCGTCTGGATCTGGGGAAAGCGGCGCCGAGATGAGGGTGCCCCCTCCTTCCCGCGCGGGCGCAGCGCCCCTGCGTATGCCGTGACTGGCGGGCCGGCCAACGACCGCAGCGCCTTCGTCCGCGTGACGTCACCCCTGAGCTGGTATGCCCGCTGGGCGCAGAAGTGCCTCGGTATCAACGCGGCTCATGGCGCGGCGGTGGCTGCGCGGCTTCTCGCCGCCCTGGCGCAGCGAGACGTGCTGACGCAAACCACGACGGACAAGGGCGGGAAGGCGTACGGCATACCGCCGGCAAACGTCGTGATCACCCCCCTGAGCGACTCCACGATCGCCACCCAAACCACCCTCCTCGTCTGCGACACCTGCCGGTCTCCGCTGCCTGTCTCCCCGGCGATCGCCGAGGAGCTCCTGGACGGTCCCTGCCCCTCTGTCGAGTGTGTGGGGGCGCTGCGTGCGGGCCACCGTGAGGCCGACTCGTTCTATCGCCGGCTCTTCGAGACGACGGACATGCGTCGAGTCGATGCTCGCGAGCACACCAGCTTGCTGCTCCCCGCGGAACGCCGCGAGATCGAAGCGGGATTCAAGAGGTCGGATCAGCGGCCAGGCGACCCCAACGTGCTGGTGGCAACGCCAACGCTGGAGATGGGCATCGATATCGGTGGCCTGACGACCGTGATGCTCTCATCTCTGCCCGACTCTGTCGCAAAGTACCTGCAGCGCGTGGGCCGCGCCGGTCGCCTCACGGGCAGCTCGCTGGCCCTCGCCTACGTCACGGGCCGGGGTGAGCAGCTCCCCCGACTCGGCGACCCCACGTCGATGATTAACGGGGAGGTCCGGCCACCGGCGACCTATCTCGACGCGGAGGAGATCCTGCGGCGACAGTTCCTCGCGTCCGTCATCGACGGCATGGTGCGGGACGGCTACGAGCGCGTTCCGCGCCGGTCCGGTGACGTCTTGGCCTCCGCCGACCCGGGCACCCTGCTCGGCGACGTCATCGAGCGGGTCCGCGTGCGGGGCGAGCATCTGCTCGACCGATTCGTCGGGACGTTTGACGACCCCAAGACCGCGGGATTGCTGGCGCTGCGTCGGTGGGCTCTGCCCGACCAGGGCGATGACATGCCTGCTGTCGACCCTGCTGTGGAGCAGCAGCTTCCCCAGAAGGTCCGTGGCGTCGACACGCTGGAGGCGACGATCTATCGGGCGGTCCAGGAGCACACCCGTGAGGTGGAGGAGATCAGACGCCAGCGGCGCGAGATCGAGGATGCCCTCCCTGAGCTGCGTGAGGCGGCTGAGCGAACCGCTGCCACCGAGGATGACAGGGCGGCTTTGCGGTCCGCGAAGGGTGCCATCCACCTGCTGAGGCGAGTGCTCAGGGAGCTGACCGAGGAGCCGTGGATCACCGGCCTCGAGATCAGGGGCCTGCTTCCCAACTACTCCCTGCTTGACGACTCCGTCGAGCTGGATGCCCAGGTCTCATGGATGAACCCCGAGACCCAGCAGTACGACACCGATCCCCTGGTCATCGACCGTGGGTCGGCCCGCGCACTGACGGAACTCGCCCCAGGTGCCTACTTCTATGCCCGAGGGCTAGAGATGCGGGTCGATGGCGTCGAGATTGGGCGCGACGACGCAGAGGTGCGGCTGCATGCCGCCTGCGACTCGTGTGGCTACGTGTGCGACCTCGGCCCAGGTGGAGCCAAGGAGGCGCCCCGCGCCTGCCCTCGATGCGGGAGCACGGGCATCGCCGACATGGGCCAACGCTTTGAGGCCGTCCGGCTGAAGCGGGTGTTCTCCGACATACGGCGGGACGACGCACGCATCGGTGACGACTCCGACGAGCGCCGCCGCACGCCCTTTGAGATCGTCACCGCCGTTGACTTCGACCCGGCGCTCTCCGAGGGGCGATGGTCGGTTGAACGCGTCGGTCTAGGAGTGGCCCACTACCGGCGGCTCCCGGTGCGGTGGTGGAACCTCGGCCGGGTGACCGGCGCCCCCACGATCAACCGGCTTGCCGGTCGTGACGTCACTGCGCAGAGGTTCCGCATCTGCGAGGCCTGCGGGAAGCTCGACAAGGATGCCGGGTCGAGCTCACCGTCTGAGCACCGGGCGTGGTGCCGCCACCGAAACGACCCCAAGGAGCACACGCGGTTGCTTGCTCTCGGGCGGGAGCTCGTGACGCAAGGGGTAGCGATCAGCCTCCCGCTCGTGGTGACCGACGGGCTCTACAGTCTCCCCGGCCTGTCTGCCGCCCTGCTGCTTGGCCTGCACAAGACCATGGGTGGCGCCCCTAACCACTTGCGCGTGGAGATCGTGCCCCATCCGGTCGGCGACGGTGGTCAGGTGCTGGAGTCGCTCTTTCTCCATGACACCGTCCCGGGAGGCACGGGCTATCTCACCGACCTCGCCTCGCCAGATCGCCTGTGGGGCATCCTCGTGCGGTCAGCCCAGGTCCTGGAGAAGTGCCCGTGCCAGGACGAAGCGCGCGCCAGCTGCTATAGGTGTCTGCTGCCCTTCGTGCGCCACGCAGATCAGGCTCACCGCGTCGAGGCGTTGCGCGCTCTGAAGTACCTGCTCCAGGTGGACCAGGACGAGTCGGTGGCTGAGCTCGATCCCGATCAGCCCCGATGGTCGATCACGCACGGAACGGCTGGGTGGGTGTCTCCCGAGTCACCGCTCGAGCAAAAGCTCCGCCTAGCCCTGAAGGACCGACTGGGCGGGGTCGCCGCTGTGCGAGAGCGGCCCGGGTCGCGCGGCACTGAGCTGATCGTCACCGGAGCCAACAACCGGACCTGGACACTGGCGCCTCAGGTGGACGTCGCGGGCACTCGACCCGACTTCGTGCTCAGCACCCCCGGAGTCGCCCCCATCGCGATCTATGCCGATGGCCGTGCGTTCCATGCGACGCAGGCACACAACGCCATTGCCGACGATGCTCGGAAGCGAGAGGCGTTGCGGGCCAGCGGATATCAAGTCATTGCCGTGACCGCGGCGGACCTGGATCAGGCCTCGCCTCCCGGTTGGCTCAACGAGGTGCTCATTGGTCAGATGATGGCTCTCCCCGCAGGAGTGTTAGGTGCGGGAGTGTCCCGCGCCGCCGCAGCGGAGCACAAGGGTGGGCCACTGGCGCTTCTGGCGGGGGTCATCCAGTCGCCCGAGGACAGCGCTCGGCTGCGGTTGGCAAACGCTGCACCCCTCCTGCTGGGGCTCTACACGGGGCGCGGTGGACGGTCGAGCATCGCCCCGGACGAGAGCCTTGTCGGCGTCGCCCTCGGCATGATTGCAGCAGCCCACGTCGAGTCCGGGGCTGGCGACGATCTCTTGACCTATCGCATCCCGCACCTGGCGTTCGCGGCCAGGCTGCGCGGCAACCAGCCCGTCGAGATGGCGCTCGTCGTGGACGACACCGACGAAGCTGTCGGCAACGCGGACCACGAGGAGGCGTGGCGTGAATGGCTGCGGCTGTCCAACCTGCTTGGCCAGTCAGACGTTCCCTGCACCATCACGTCTCGAAGCGACCTGGAGTCTCGCGTCGACGTGCGCGACCGGGCCGAGCGCAGTCGGGGAGTGTGGGAGGGCACGGACCTTGAGGGTCTCGACGACGACATCGTGCAGCTCGCCCGCGAGCTGTCCGCCGCTGACGCACCCCCTGCCTCGGTCGGCGAAGAGCTCGACGGTGGTGTGGCTGCAGAGCTGTCCTGGCCCGCACCCAAGGTGGCCGTGGTGTATGCCGAGATGCCCGACGACGACGTCGCCGTGCTGCGCGCTGCAGGATGGGTGGTGCATCGTGCGCAGGACGACGTGAAGGCACTCGCCGACGAGGTACGGGAGTCCCTGAGCAGCCGAGACAAGGAGTAG